The Rubrobacter tropicus nucleotide sequence GATCCCAAAGACGATGTCATAGACAGCTCGATCCCGGACGACGACAACCTCCCCGAGACGGGCGGCTTGCCCATCTCCGTCCTGGCGGGTTTTGCAGCCCTTCTGCTGACCGGGACCGCCGTGGTCGTGGCAGCGGTGAGACGGAAGCCGTAAAAAGCCCTGTTCCGGGCGACCTTTAGAGCGGAGAGCGGATGCTCCTCAAGCTAGGCTTCGTGATGATGGCTCTCGCGGCGGCGTTGACGGGAGTGGTGATCGCGGTCGCCACGCAGGAACCACCCAGGAGCGTCGCGGCCAGATCCGCCGAGCGGCAACCCGCCGAGCCTCTCGAACGCGCGGACCCCGCGGGCCAGCCGCAACGCGAAAAGCAGGTAGCCGCACAAACTTCAGAAGAACCCGAAGCCGCGCCAAAGGACCAGACCGAACCAGAGCCTCTGCCGGACGTCGAAGGCGAGCCGCCGAAGCCCACGGCCGAGGACGTGGCCTCGGCCCACAGGGAACGCCACTACGACCTGCCGGACGGGGCCGTGCTCGGACTTACGGTCAAAGCGCTCGGCATCCACGACGCCCCCGTCTTCGACTCGGTCGGCGAGCGTGCGCTGGCGAAAGGCGTGGGCCACCACCCCGAGACCTCGATGCCGTGGACGGAAGCCCCGCAGCGCAACGTTTACCTGGCGGGCCACAAGCTGGGGTTCCCGGGCACCGCAAGCCACCTGATCTTCTACCGCCTGGGCGAGCTCGGCAGCGGGGACGAGGTCGTTCTGAAAGACAGGGACGGCAGGAAGTACCGCTACGAGGTCAGCGAGAGCTTCGAGGCGGACCCGGGCGACTCGTGGGCGATGGGGCAGGTCAGGAACAGGGACATGCTCACGCTTCAGACCTGCACAGGCCCCGGCTTCTCCAAGCGCCTCATCGTCCGCGCGGACCGGGTCTAGAGGGGCTATCGGTCCCGAGGTCGAGCTGAAAAGTGGCGCTGCGCCGCCTGATAGGGCATAGTTCTTTATGTAGTTCGCGTGACAATGGGAAGTGGGGAGAATGCGTCGGATGGATGCAGGCGCGGTTTCGGTGACGTGTTAGTCAGTGAGTGTACGGGACGCCTGATAGGTGAGACGGCTCGGGGAGAGGATAGGTATGCAGCATAGGATTCTGGCGCTGATCTCGACGGGCCGCCGGTCGAGCGTGACGGTCGCGGCGTTC carries:
- a CDS encoding sortase; the encoded protein is MLLKLGFVMMALAAALTGVVIAVATQEPPRSVAARSAERQPAEPLERADPAGQPQREKQVAAQTSEEPEAAPKDQTEPEPLPDVEGEPPKPTAEDVASAHRERHYDLPDGAVLGLTVKALGIHDAPVFDSVGERALAKGVGHHPETSMPWTEAPQRNVYLAGHKLGFPGTASHLIFYRLGELGSGDEVVLKDRDGRKYRYEVSESFEADPGDSWAMGQVRNRDMLTLQTCTGPGFSKRLIVRADRV